The proteins below are encoded in one region of Ereboglobus luteus:
- a CDS encoding lipid-A-disaccharide synthase — MAQPALPFRLPAPRTSHVDLLVIAGEHSGDQHAARMVREFLSHDQGNNLSVCALGGPELAGAGAQLLHDMTATSVIGFVEVLKHFSFFKALFNEVLRWVSVYKPRAVCFVDYPGMNLRLANEMRKRGLSVKGGGPTRTLFYISPQIWAWKAGRRFSMARNLDAMAVIFPFEPACYDDTSLKGRVEFVGHPFVAADYAAPVTYNPDGPILLLPGSRKQAVTRIFPVVLAGYERYRATANPRPAAVLYPSAEVLSVLRKFPIPDSITLRPTGEPVAASAVLTSSGTMSMHCALAGIPGAVVYRISPLTYLFGRLLVKVPYIGIANLLLKEPMYPEHIQGAASPEALASQLHDCLENPARLAHTEACAAKLREILHQPTTGTAADWLARQLA, encoded by the coding sequence ATGGCACAGCCCGCCCTTCCCTTTCGTCTTCCCGCCCCGCGCACCTCGCACGTGGACCTGCTCGTCATCGCGGGCGAGCATTCGGGCGACCAGCACGCGGCGCGCATGGTGCGTGAATTCCTCTCGCACGACCAGGGAAACAATCTCTCCGTCTGCGCGCTCGGCGGCCCCGAGCTCGCCGGCGCGGGCGCGCAACTGCTCCACGACATGACCGCCACCTCGGTGATCGGCTTCGTGGAAGTGCTGAAACATTTCTCGTTTTTCAAGGCGCTCTTCAACGAAGTGCTTCGCTGGGTCTCCGTGTATAAACCGCGCGCCGTCTGCTTCGTCGATTACCCCGGCATGAATCTGCGCCTCGCAAACGAAATGCGCAAACGCGGCCTCTCGGTGAAAGGCGGCGGCCCCACGCGCACGCTCTTTTATATCAGCCCGCAAATCTGGGCGTGGAAAGCCGGGCGCCGTTTCTCGATGGCGCGCAACCTCGACGCGATGGCCGTCATCTTTCCGTTCGAGCCCGCGTGTTACGACGACACCTCGCTGAAAGGCCGCGTGGAGTTTGTCGGGCATCCCTTCGTCGCCGCCGACTACGCCGCGCCGGTGACCTACAATCCCGACGGCCCGATCCTGCTTCTGCCCGGCAGCCGCAAGCAAGCCGTCACGCGCATCTTCCCCGTGGTGCTCGCGGGATATGAGCGCTACCGTGCCACCGCCAATCCCCGCCCCGCCGCCGTCCTCTATCCAAGCGCGGAAGTGCTGTCCGTTTTGCGCAAGTTTCCCATTCCCGACAGCATCACGCTGCGCCCCACCGGCGAGCCGGTCGCGGCCTCGGCGGTGCTCACCAGTTCCGGCACGATGTCGATGCACTGCGCGCTCGCGGGAATCCCCGGCGCGGTCGTGTATCGCATCAGCCCGCTGACTTATCTTTTCGGACGCCTCCTCGTCAAAGTGCCCTACATCGGCATCGCAAACCTGCTGCTCAAGGAACCGATGTATCCCGAGCACATCCAGGGTGCCGCCTCGCCCGAGGCGCTCGCCTCGCAACTTCACGATTGCCTGGAAAACCCCGCGCGCCTCGCGCACACCGAAGCCTGCGCGGCAAAGCTCCGCGAAATCCTGCACCAGCCGACAACCGGCACCGCCGCCGACTGGCTCGCGCGACAACTGGCGTAA
- the purH gene encoding bifunctional phosphoribosylaminoimidazolecarboxamide formyltransferase/IMP cyclohydrolase: MEKLALLSVSDKTGLVEFATALVKQHGFRLLSTGGTAKLLAEKGLPVTEVSQHTGFPEIMEGRVKTLHPKIHGGLLCRRDKTEHLAEAAKNDIAMIDLVVVNLYPFEATVAKPGVAFEEAIENIDIGGPSMLRSAAKNHESVTVVCDPADYNAVLGAFAKSDDTAGLLALRRRLALKVFQRTAAYDAAISAYLEKQAAATAAAPDLDALAGLPDQLNLSYKKAQSLRYGENPHQKAALYGTFHDHYQQLQGKELSYNNILDITSATYLIGEFERPTLAILKHTNPCGVASADDLVTAWHNAFATDRQAPFGGIIIVNRTLEADLAKIISEIFTEVIIAPHFTDEALAIFGKKKNLRLMIAKGGIGADSLLDVRSCVGGLLVQDRNIKLGNQADFKVVTKRQPTPEEWANMMFGWRVCKHVKSNAIVYCRDERTLGVGAGQMARVDSSRIAVWKAGEAKLDLKGSAVVSEALFPFADGLIAAADAGATSAIQPGGSIRDDEVIKAADERNMAMVFTGIRHFKH, encoded by the coding sequence ATGGAAAAGCTAGCCTTACTATCCGTCAGTGACAAAACCGGCCTCGTCGAATTCGCGACAGCCCTTGTCAAACAACACGGCTTCCGCCTGCTCTCGACCGGCGGCACCGCCAAGCTGCTCGCCGAAAAGGGCCTGCCCGTCACCGAAGTCAGCCAGCACACCGGCTTCCCGGAAATCATGGAGGGGCGCGTCAAAACCCTTCACCCGAAAATCCACGGCGGACTGCTCTGCCGCCGCGACAAAACCGAGCACCTCGCCGAGGCCGCGAAAAACGACATCGCCATGATCGACCTCGTGGTCGTCAACCTTTACCCGTTCGAGGCCACCGTTGCGAAGCCCGGCGTCGCATTCGAGGAAGCCATTGAAAACATCGACATCGGCGGGCCCTCCATGCTCCGCAGCGCCGCAAAAAACCACGAGAGCGTGACCGTCGTTTGCGATCCCGCCGACTACAACGCCGTGCTCGGCGCCTTCGCCAAATCCGACGACACCGCCGGCCTGCTCGCGTTGCGCCGCCGCCTCGCGCTCAAAGTTTTCCAACGCACCGCCGCCTACGACGCCGCGATTTCCGCGTATCTCGAAAAACAAGCCGCGGCCACCGCAGCCGCGCCCGATCTCGACGCGCTCGCCGGCCTGCCCGACCAGCTCAATCTCTCTTACAAAAAAGCCCAGTCGCTCCGTTACGGCGAAAACCCGCACCAGAAGGCCGCGCTCTACGGCACGTTCCACGACCACTACCAGCAACTCCAAGGCAAGGAACTTTCCTACAATAACATCCTCGACATCACCTCGGCGACCTACCTCATCGGCGAGTTCGAGCGCCCCACCCTCGCGATTCTCAAGCACACCAACCCGTGCGGCGTGGCCAGCGCCGACGACCTCGTGACCGCGTGGCACAACGCCTTCGCCACCGACCGCCAGGCGCCCTTCGGCGGCATCATCATCGTCAACCGCACGCTCGAGGCCGACCTCGCGAAAATCATCAGCGAAATTTTCACCGAGGTTATCATCGCCCCGCATTTCACCGACGAGGCGCTCGCCATTTTTGGCAAAAAGAAAAACCTGCGCCTCATGATTGCCAAGGGCGGCATCGGCGCGGATTCGCTCCTCGATGTGCGCTCGTGCGTCGGCGGCCTGCTCGTGCAGGATCGCAACATCAAGCTCGGCAACCAGGCCGACTTCAAAGTCGTGACCAAGCGCCAGCCCACGCCCGAGGAATGGGCCAACATGATGTTCGGCTGGCGCGTGTGCAAACACGTCAAGTCAAACGCCATCGTGTATTGCCGCGACGAGCGCACGCTCGGCGTCGGCGCGGGCCAGATGGCGCGCGTGGACAGCTCGCGCATTGCCGTGTGGAAGGCGGGCGAGGCCAAGCTCGACCTCAAGGGCAGCGCGGTGGTCAGCGAGGCGCTGTTCCCGTTTGCCGACGGCCTCATCGCAGCGGCGGACGCCGGCGCGACCTCCGCCATCCAGCCCGGCGGCAGCATCCGCGACGACGAAGTCATCAAGGCCGCCGACGAGCGCAACATGGCCATGGTCTTCACCGGCATCAGGCATTTCAAACACTGA
- a CDS encoding DUF4419 domain-containing protein, with protein sequence MKKLLTLFMFLGTTLLPAQDGITFKIERLSKPKEALPAQSITSIYEKLIRMDNGADYGHAEKDINYHYEIIAQSKIETPLVSFGYNPFFQGMYQAYAEHRPFVLSPDMVWLLISQGFARHVSANAEQLRERFVNFSGQVSLVVKAKGDMLGNPDAAWEEIFPGFTKQIAQYTGDRLVEILSANFSTTTPVEAVASQITIMEAMKPYFEFVVMRAICGIPEITLKGTPKDWQRVLDKTKALADYDLSWWTRELEPLLKEFVKASKGDVNKVFWRNMFKYHSQKQYGAPNIIDGWIVKFFPYNKNGKRNNLRQLVGGDDLPDEIVKVDLKYVDLVTKTTTPLELWAGFVGLEQNGENYALTPKIGWMIRKKDVRYDALRQKLAVDMNVGNDETGGWVRLRVPTVPTALFSMGKIDNLSLSFTDKILIPNELAQVEIKRLDLMGRRIDEGEEARIKKLFPNTTVDISLFPKSAD encoded by the coding sequence ATGAAGAAATTACTAACGCTGTTTATGTTTTTGGGCACAACTCTGCTTCCCGCGCAGGACGGCATTACATTCAAAATAGAGAGATTATCCAAACCTAAGGAAGCCCTCCCTGCGCAATCTATAACGAGCATATATGAAAAATTGATCCGTATGGATAACGGCGCGGATTATGGCCATGCGGAGAAAGACATTAACTATCATTATGAGATAATTGCGCAGAGCAAAATTGAAACGCCACTCGTCAGCTTCGGCTATAATCCTTTCTTTCAGGGCATGTATCAGGCTTATGCCGAGCACCGGCCGTTTGTGCTCTCGCCTGACATGGTGTGGCTTTTGATAAGTCAGGGGTTTGCGCGCCATGTCAGTGCCAATGCCGAGCAATTGCGCGAACGTTTCGTGAATTTTTCAGGCCAAGTTTCACTCGTTGTGAAAGCGAAGGGCGACATGCTCGGCAATCCCGATGCAGCATGGGAGGAAATTTTTCCGGGGTTTACCAAACAAATCGCACAGTATACAGGGGATCGATTGGTCGAAATTCTCTCCGCAAATTTTTCCACAACCACACCCGTCGAGGCAGTCGCATCGCAAATAACCATCATGGAGGCGATGAAGCCATATTTCGAATTTGTCGTAATGCGCGCCATATGCGGAATTCCTGAAATAACGCTCAAAGGCACACCGAAAGACTGGCAGCGTGTGCTCGATAAAACTAAGGCTCTGGCAGATTATGATCTCTCGTGGTGGACGCGTGAACTGGAGCCACTATTGAAGGAGTTTGTGAAAGCGTCGAAAGGTGATGTGAACAAGGTTTTCTGGAGAAACATGTTTAAATATCATTCACAGAAACAATATGGAGCGCCTAATATTATTGATGGATGGATTGTGAAATTTTTCCCTTATAATAAGAATGGGAAACGTAATAATCTCCGCCAGCTTGTTGGCGGTGATGATTTGCCGGACGAGATCGTGAAGGTTGATTTGAAGTATGTTGATCTCGTTACGAAAACCACAACTCCACTTGAGTTGTGGGCGGGGTTTGTGGGGCTTGAGCAAAATGGAGAAAATTATGCTCTCACACCAAAAATTGGCTGGATGATTCGAAAAAAAGATGTGCGTTACGATGCGCTCAGGCAAAAATTGGCTGTGGATATGAACGTAGGCAATGATGAAACGGGAGGATGGGTTAGGTTGCGCGTGCCGACAGTGCCGACCGCCTTGTTTTCCATGGGAAAAATTGATAATCTGTCTCTTTCATTTACAGATAAAATTTTAATTCCCAATGAACTTGCCCAAGTTGAAATCAAGCGGCTGGATTTGATGGGGCGCAGAATTGATGAAGGGGAGGAGGCGCGGATAAAAAAACTATTCCCGAATACGACGGTTGATATTAGTCTATTCCCCAAAAGCGCAGATTGA
- a CDS encoding 5'-3' exonuclease, giving the protein MSKWLLIDGFNLAYRCFFAIPELTRPDGFPTNALHGWIKSIWRLIDQEHPAGTLVFFDLGGSQDRLALHPEYKAQREEMPDALAKQIPHLKTLSRAMGLAVIEQNGVESDDLLAAQAVAFANAGDDALIVSSDKDFAQIVNDRIKILLPPPTGNAKLGWRKLDAAGVVEKFGVPPSQIADYLALVGDASDNIPGLKGVGPKTAVKWLQQHSGLEAIIAAADTIAPERFRDALRANIDLLRLNLKLVTLNLALPVLDTATAKQNQEPRRAELLAFLEEMGMKTARTEAETRYSGQIELF; this is encoded by the coding sequence ATGTCCAAATGGCTCCTCATAGACGGTTTTAACCTCGCCTACCGCTGCTTCTTCGCGATTCCCGAGCTCACGCGTCCCGACGGGTTTCCGACCAACGCGCTCCACGGCTGGATAAAATCCATCTGGCGCCTCATCGACCAGGAACACCCCGCCGGCACACTCGTCTTCTTCGACTTGGGCGGCTCGCAAGACCGCCTCGCGCTCCACCCCGAATACAAGGCGCAACGCGAGGAAATGCCCGACGCGCTCGCAAAACAAATCCCGCATTTAAAAACACTCAGCCGAGCGATGGGCCTCGCCGTCATTGAGCAAAACGGTGTCGAGTCGGACGACCTGCTCGCCGCGCAAGCCGTCGCGTTTGCAAACGCCGGGGACGACGCCCTGATCGTCAGCTCCGACAAGGACTTCGCGCAAATCGTCAACGACCGCATAAAAATCCTGCTCCCCCCGCCGACCGGCAACGCCAAGCTCGGCTGGCGCAAGCTCGATGCCGCGGGAGTTGTCGAAAAGTTTGGCGTCCCGCCCTCGCAAATCGCCGACTACCTCGCGCTCGTCGGCGACGCCTCCGACAACATTCCCGGACTCAAGGGCGTCGGCCCAAAAACCGCCGTCAAATGGCTCCAGCAACACAGTGGCCTCGAAGCCATCATCGCGGCCGCCGACACAATCGCGCCCGAACGTTTCCGCGACGCCCTCCGCGCCAACATCGACCTGCTGCGCCTCAACCTAAAACTCGTCACGCTCAACCTCGCGCTCCCCGTGCTCGACACCGCCACCGCAAAACAAAACCAGGAGCCCCGCCGCGCCGAACTCCTCGCCTTCCTGGAAGAAATGGGCATGAAAACCGCACGCACCGAAGCCGAAACCCGCTACAGCGGACAGATTGAGTTATTTTGA
- a CDS encoding ABC transporter ATP-binding protein, whose translation MPPILELRDVKTHFPVHQGFLVRRNAGAVKAVDGVNLALARGEVLGLVGESGCGKSTLARTIMQLVPTTDGAVILEGKNLTTGGADEIGAVRRDMQMVFQDPYASLNPRMTVHDTIAEPLLVHRVCAPAEVTPRVAELMTLVGLAPRFMQKYPHEFSGGQLQRIAIARALALNPKIIIADEPVSALDVSIQAQILNLLSQLVRKMNLSLIFIAHDLSVVKHISDRVAVMYLGKIVELGPAVDVIEHPRHPYTRALISAIPTPNPDVERARKRIVLPGDPPSPINPPRGCAFHPRCPHAQERCQAAVPPLEKLEAGDNREVACIRAEEIWQ comes from the coding sequence ATGCCGCCCATCCTCGAACTCCGTGACGTCAAGACGCACTTCCCCGTGCATCAGGGGTTCCTCGTGCGCCGCAACGCCGGCGCGGTGAAGGCGGTCGACGGCGTCAACCTCGCGCTCGCGCGCGGCGAGGTGCTCGGGCTGGTCGGCGAATCCGGCTGCGGTAAATCCACGCTCGCGCGCACGATCATGCAGCTCGTGCCCACCACGGACGGCGCGGTTATTCTCGAGGGCAAAAATCTCACCACGGGCGGCGCGGACGAAATCGGCGCCGTGCGGCGCGACATGCAGATGGTTTTTCAAGACCCCTACGCGTCGCTCAACCCGCGCATGACGGTGCACGACACCATCGCCGAGCCGCTCCTTGTGCACCGCGTGTGCGCGCCCGCCGAAGTCACGCCGCGCGTCGCCGAACTCATGACGCTCGTCGGCCTCGCGCCGCGCTTCATGCAGAAATATCCGCACGAATTTTCCGGCGGACAACTCCAGCGCATCGCCATTGCCCGTGCCCTCGCGCTCAATCCGAAAATCATCATCGCCGACGAACCCGTCTCGGCGCTCGACGTTTCCATCCAGGCGCAAATCCTCAACCTCCTCTCGCAGCTCGTGCGCAAGATGAACCTCAGCCTGATCTTCATCGCGCACGACCTCTCCGTTGTGAAGCACATCTCCGATCGCGTGGCCGTCATGTATCTCGGCAAAATCGTCGAGCTCGGCCCGGCGGTCGATGTGATCGAGCACCCGCGCCATCCCTACACGCGCGCGCTCATCAGCGCCATCCCCACGCCCAACCCCGACGTCGAGCGCGCGCGCAAACGCATCGTCCTGCCCGGCGATCCGCCCTCGCCTATCAACCCGCCGCGCGGCTGCGCGTTTCACCCGCGCTGCCCGCACGCGCAGGAACGCTGCCAGGCCGCCGTGCCGCCGCTCGAAAAACTCGAGGCCGGCGACAACCGCGAAGTCGCCTGCATCCGCGCCGAGGAAATCTGGCAGTGA
- a CDS encoding class I SAM-dependent methyltransferase, with product MKIDLPDNGGNATQTAPARRPAFHRALHRATDRTRPSIWKYDYLVLSKLAENINELFTQTVAELSESPRKIALDAGCEQSPYKKLFEARGWKLETLDIAPGPGVDHVGTVEQTGLPADGFDFVLCTEVIEHSAQPWAAMRELRRILRPGGRLLFSVPHVWFYHPHPADHWRFTQQGVARLAVDSGFEIETLLSRGGSAAAFFQIMNMYLFGALGVFGAPLYLMNNIAGALFDKLSGNTKLCLGFAALCRKPE from the coding sequence GTGAAAATCGACCTCCCCGACAACGGCGGCAACGCCACGCAAACCGCGCCCGCGCGGCGTCCCGCGTTTCACCGCGCGCTGCACCGAGCCACCGACCGCACGCGCCCCTCGATTTGGAAATACGATTATCTCGTGCTCTCCAAGCTTGCCGAAAACATCAACGAACTTTTCACGCAGACCGTCGCGGAGCTCTCGGAGTCACCGCGCAAAATCGCGCTCGATGCCGGTTGCGAGCAAAGCCCGTATAAAAAACTTTTCGAGGCGCGCGGCTGGAAACTGGAGACGCTCGACATCGCGCCCGGCCCCGGAGTCGACCACGTCGGCACGGTTGAGCAAACCGGACTGCCCGCGGATGGTTTTGATTTTGTGCTCTGCACCGAAGTCATCGAGCACAGCGCGCAGCCATGGGCGGCGATGCGCGAGTTGCGCCGCATCCTGCGCCCCGGAGGACGCCTGCTTTTCAGCGTGCCGCACGTGTGGTTCTATCATCCGCATCCGGCGGATCACTGGCGATTCACGCAGCAAGGCGTGGCGCGGCTCGCCGTCGATTCCGGGTTCGAGATTGAAACACTCCTTTCGCGCGGCGGTTCCGCGGCGGCGTTTTTCCAAATCATGAACATGTATCTGTTCGGCGCTCTCGGCGTCTTTGGCGCGCCGCTGTATCTGATGAACAACATCGCCGGCGCGCTGTTCGACAAGTTGTCCGGCAACACCAAACTCTGCCTCGGCTTCGCCGCGCTGTGCCGGAAACCGGAGTGA